In Cydia amplana chromosome 2, ilCydAmpl1.1, whole genome shotgun sequence, the following proteins share a genomic window:
- the LOC134656937 gene encoding scolexin B-like has product MNALVRLCVVVAVTRGALARPEDRTHTTTTDSGPPELTENPVPKLPMNDTATAVHRRVPSAVLFGGTCGGTVIGERWVLTAAHCTIFSGADYVVAGTGHTDDDSGVQRSVKRLVVHPRFTVGPYWLRAQDFNITQVGAHWDFLLAELEEPLPLDGVNISAVPLDDEGYLHHGTRVAYAGYGAAHHGETMREEMHLMELETVDNDACATLEQFSPEDMFCAKGRPPRFDSACNGDSGSGLVTEGEGPRRLVGVASWVQDDARECAPGKLVVFSRVSAVRDWIKQVTGI; this is encoded by the exons ATGAATGCGCTAGTAAGGTTATGTGTGGTGGTCGCGGTGACCCGCGGCGCCCTGGCGCGGCCCGAGGACCGGACCCACACGACCACCACCGACTCCGGTCCGCCGGAACTTACTGAAAACC CTGTCCCCAAACTCCCTATGAACGACACAGCGACGGCGGTGCACCGGCGGGTCCCGTCGGCCGTGCTGTTCGGAGGCACCTGCGGTGGCACCGTCATCGGCGAGCGCTGGGTGCTCACCGCGGCACACTG CACAATCTTCTCAGGGGCGGACTACGTGGTGGCGGGCACGGGCCATACCGACGACGACAGCGGCGTGCAGAGATCCGTGAAGCGGCTGGTGGTGCACCCGCGCTTCACCGTCGGGCCTTATTGGCTAAGAGCTCAGGACTTCAACATCACCCAG GTGGGCGCCCACTGGGACTTCCTGCTGGCGGAGCTGGAGGAGCCTCTGCCGCTGGACGGAGTAAACATCTCAGCCGTGCCGCTCGACGACGAGGGCTACCTGCACCACGGCACGCGCGTGGCCTACGCGGGCTACGGAGCGGCGCACCATGGC GAGACGATGCGCGAAGAAATGCATCTCATGGAGCTAGAGACGGTAGACAACGATGCTTGCGCTACGCTAGAGCAATTCAGCCCTGAAGACATGTTTTGCGCCAAGGGCCGACCGCCCAGGTTCGATTCCGCGTGCAAC GGTGATAGCGGTAGTGGTCTGGTGACGGAGGGCGAAGGTCCACGGAGACTGGTGGGCGTGGCGTCGTGGGTGCAGGACGACGCGCGCGAGTGCGCGCCTGGCAAGCTCGTCGTGTTCTCGCGGGTGTCTGCTGTGCGTGACTGGATCAAACAGGTCACTGGCATATAG